ACGTGGGATTCACCGGCGGAAGTCTCGACGGCAAGCGCGGTGGTCAGAGCATGATCGAGCCGGCCGGGTACGGTGTGCCGTGCGTGTTCGGGCCGCACGTTTGGAACTTCCGCGCCGCCGCCCGGCGGTTGGTCGAAGTCGGAGGGGCCGTCATGGTAAAGGACGCGACCGAACTGGAAACCGAACTCACCAAACTCATCGCCGATGCAGACCGGCGCACGCGAATGGGGAACACGGCACGTGACCTCGTGCGCCGGCAACAGGGGGCGACGTCCCGCACGCTCGACGTGATCGATACCGTAATCACTTCCCCGGCACTCACTCGGGCAGCCTGAACCGGCTAGAATTGGTTCACCTCAATTTATGGTCCGGGTGCGATGATCCAGACCTACACGTTCAGCGCGGCAGGCGGTCACGCGGTCAACGAAGACGCATTCGTACTTTGTCCCACCACCGATAGAGGTGCGTGGATCGTGGCTCTCGCCGACGGGCAGGGCGGGCGCGCCGGTGGAGCACGGGCCGCGCAACTCGCGTGCGACGTTACCACTCAGCACGTCACCCGGGGCGAATCGCTCGATTGGGTCGAGATCCTGACACGCGCGGACCTCGCGGTCGCACAGGATCGTGAGGCCGGCTTCACGACCCTCATCGGTCTATGCGTTCGCGCTGATCGTGTTGTCGGCGCGTCGTGTGGCGACAGCGCCGCGGTTGTGATGTGCGGCGATCAAGCGCCGCGCGTACTGACCTCCCGACAATACAAAAATCCGCCGGTTGGTTGCGGGGACGCGAGCTTCGTCCCATTCGAGATGAAACTCACAGTCCCCTGGAAACTACTCGCAATCACGGACGGCGTGTGGAAGTACGCAGGGTGGGAACACGTGTGGGATTGTGTTGCTCGATTATCGGGCACCGAACTGATCGCAGAACTCCAAAGCGCGGCCCGACTCGCCCTGACCGGCGAATTCCAAGACGACTTCACCGTTGTGTTACTGGAGAACGAGTAGCCGTGTACCGCATCACTCAGTGCCTCTCCGTCGGGCCATTCGCGTCATCAGAACGCGCAGAGAAGCTCCTCGCGGCCGGCGTCACGCACGTCCTGAACGTGTCCGATGTGCCGAGCCACGTCGCGGCCGGCGACAATTCGTTCGCAGACGTCGTGTGGGTGCCCATGTCCGACAGCCGGCGGCTGGCACCTGCAACTGTGATCCAAGCGATCAACGCGCTCCACGAACTCGCCTCAGCACCAGGCGCGCACGTTTACGTTCATTGTGTCGCGGGGCAAATCCGCTCGCCAACGATTCTCTGGCTTTACTTGATGGCTTGTGGCGTCCCTCTCCAGGACGCGCGCGACTGGATTGAAAAGCGAGCGAAAGACGCGGTTGCTGGACACTACCGCATGGTGGATCGCGAGCATGTATCGCTCGCGCAGAAGCACGGGTCGAAATACTACCTTCCGCACCCGCGCCCGGACGTAATTGTCCCGTTCCCGCTGTCGGAGGACGCCGAGGAATGAGCGCGCCCTTGGCTTACCTCAACGGTCGGTTCCTGCCATTCACGGAAGCCGTACTACCGCTACACGATGCCGGATTCGTCTCCGGTGCAACGATCGTCGACAACGCGCGCACCTTTCGTCACAAGCTGTTCCGCTGGCCGGATCACCTCGCACGCTTCCGGCGCGACTGCGCCGCGTGCTTCGTTCCGCTCACCGCGACCGACGAGCACCTCACCGCGACCGCGGAGGAACTCGTCGCGCACAACACTGCTCTGCTCACGCCGGGCAGTGAGCTGCAATTGGTTACGTTCGCCACCCCCGGGCCGCTCGGGTTCTACCTGGGTGAAGCGAACAACGGACCACCAACGATCGGTATGGTGACGTACCCGCTTCCGTTCGCGCGCTACCGGCGATTCTTCACCGAGGGGGTGTCGCTTGCAGTAGCAGGAACACAATCGTCCGATCCGGGCGACCTATTGCCGCCACGAATCAAACACCGCAGCCGGTTGTTCTGGCACATCGCAGACAAAACACTGAACGACCCCACAAGCCGTTATCACGCCCCAGGCGCGGTGCCGGTCGTTCTCGACCACGCGGGGACTGCAGACACCGCGATCGCGTGCGTCTTAGCTGTTGTGGACGATACCGTTATCTACCCACCAGCGGATCGCGTGCAAGACAGTATCAGTGCAAAGGTGGTTGCTGATTTGTGCGCCACAATCGGATTGAAGCACCGCACCGAGCCACTCGACTTTCGCCAGATTTGCGAACCAAGTGAAAGTAACGGAAAGGATACGGCTCCCCTCAATCCGTCCGAACTGCTCTTAGCCGGCACCGGCTTTTGCATAGCTGGAGTGAAGCGGTTCGCACGCGCCGAACACGTGCGTGACTATTCGTGGCCGGGACCGGTGCTCAACCGGTTACTGACAGCGTGGAGCGATTTGGTTGGAGTGAGCATCGCGAAGCAGTTTACCGGGTAACGAGTCTCGACTGTCTTGTTTACCACTTCTCGCATTACCGATCTGAGTGGGAAGTGGTCTGTTCGTCACAGTTCTTCACAGCCTCTTCTTTACACCCTTGACAGCTTGTGACATTTGTCACAAGCTACGGTCTCTGTCCCGACCGGGCCGCTGGTGGTGGTGACGCGCTTACCTCTCTCCACCCCGCCGACCTCGTGACCGGTTGGGTTTATTGCCGTCCGCTCAAGCGCCAGGATTGCCACATGTCCCTCTCTCGCTCTCGCGCACGTCGGCCGCGGTTCCCGTGGCTGCTCGCGCTCGTTTGTGCCCTCCCAGTTGGACTTCTTGGCGCGGCCCCCACGAGTCCGCTCGCGCTCTTTGGCGCGGGGTGGGAACCGTTCCTGTTCCTCACCTCCGACACTTACGGATTGGGTGAGAAGCTCGGGTTACTCGGGTGCCTCGTCGTCGCCGTATGTGGCCTGGGCTATGCCGCGTGGCTCATGAAACAGGTGTACGCGGCCGATACCGGTACGCCCGCGATGCAGAAAGTCGCGCTGGCCGTGCGCGAGGGTGCGAACGCCTATCTGCGGCGGCAATTCACCGTCGTCGGTGTGCTCATTGTGCTCCTCACCGGCGTCATCATCGCGTCGAAGTGGCCGTGGCACGTTGAACCCGGGGCGCACTCCGCAGGCGAACTGAAGACGATCGCGGTCGGGCGCGGGATCGCGTTCCTGATGGGCGCCCTGTTCTCCGCCGCAGTCGGGTTCACGGGCATGCGCCTCGCGACTGCGGGAAATTTGCGCGTCGCGGCCGCGGCCCGCACGAGTTTCGGCAGCGCGATGCGGATGGCGTACAAGACCGGCACCATCACCGGCATGTTCACCTGCGGGTTGGGGTTGCTCGGCGGGACGCTGATCCTGCTCATGTTCGGCGAGCTCGCCTACGAAATCCTCATCGGCTACGGCTTCGGCGGGTCGCTCCTAGCGCTGTTCATGCGCGTCGGGGGCGGCATCTACACGAAGGCCGCTGACGTAGGCGCCGACCTCGTCGGGAAAGTGGAACAGGCCATTGCGGAAGACGACCCGCGGAACGCGGCCACCATCGCCGACAACGTCGGCGACAACGTCGGCGACTGTGCGGGGATGGCGTCGGACGTGTTCGAGAGCTACTCGGTGACGCTGGTCGCGTCGGTCATGCTCGGGTACGCCGCGTTCGGCTACAAGGGCATGGTATTCCCGCTGCTGGTGCAAGCCGTTGGAGTGATCGCGAGCATCATCAGCACGTCGATGGTGGGGGCCGGGATCACGACCGGCAACAGTTCCATCGCAATGGGTTCGATCAACCGCGGGTTCTGGCGCAGTGCGGTCATCAGCACGATCGGCTTCATGCTCTTCGGCCTCATCTACCTCCGGTTCGATGCGGCCTACATCGTCGAGCGCGGCATCGATAAAGGCATGTACCAGGAACTGTACGACAACCAAGACGTGCGCAAGGAACTGAACCTCACTACCACCGGACAACACACGGTCGCGGACCAGGTAAAAGACCTGCGCGACCTGCGGAACGGGCCGGAGCGGAACTCGGACAAGACAGTGAAACTGGAAGAAGAAGTCGAGAAGTACCGCGCTGCGGCACTGGAAGCGTGGCGCAAGCTCGACCCCGCAAAGAAAGCCGAGTTCGCGGAGCGCAAGGTTCATGTCGCCGCCGCAAGCCGGGACCACGAGAAAACGCTCGTCACGGAATTGAAGGGCCGAGGACTGAACCAGGACGGCGAGAACCGCGGCACGGCCACACTGCTTGAACTGTCCCAGGCACGTTACCACGTCCCGCTGAAGCCGGGGCTGAACCTTTCGATTGCGTGGTGCTGCCTCATCGGGATTTTGCTCGCGGTCGCGCTCAACAAGTGTACCGAATACTGGACCAGCACCGAGTACAGCCCGGTGCGCGAGGTGGTGCGTT
This region of Gemmata massiliana genomic DNA includes:
- a CDS encoding protein phosphatase 2C domain-containing protein, which codes for MIQTYTFSAAGGHAVNEDAFVLCPTTDRGAWIVALADGQGGRAGGARAAQLACDVTTQHVTRGESLDWVEILTRADLAVAQDREAGFTTLIGLCVRADRVVGASCGDSAAVVMCGDQAPRVLTSRQYKNPPVGCGDASFVPFEMKLTVPWKLLAITDGVWKYAGWEHVWDCVARLSGTELIAELQSAARLALTGEFQDDFTVVLLENE
- a CDS encoding protein-tyrosine phosphatase family protein; this translates as MYRITQCLSVGPFASSERAEKLLAAGVTHVLNVSDVPSHVAAGDNSFADVVWVPMSDSRRLAPATVIQAINALHELASAPGAHVYVHCVAGQIRSPTILWLYLMACGVPLQDARDWIEKRAKDAVAGHYRMVDREHVSLAQKHGSKYYLPHPRPDVIVPFPLSEDAEE
- a CDS encoding aminotransferase class IV, whose translation is MSAPLAYLNGRFLPFTEAVLPLHDAGFVSGATIVDNARTFRHKLFRWPDHLARFRRDCAACFVPLTATDEHLTATAEELVAHNTALLTPGSELQLVTFATPGPLGFYLGEANNGPPTIGMVTYPLPFARYRRFFTEGVSLAVAGTQSSDPGDLLPPRIKHRSRLFWHIADKTLNDPTSRYHAPGAVPVVLDHAGTADTAIACVLAVVDDTVIYPPADRVQDSISAKVVADLCATIGLKHRTEPLDFRQICEPSESNGKDTAPLNPSELLLAGTGFCIAGVKRFARAEHVRDYSWPGPVLNRLLTAWSDLVGVSIAKQFTG
- a CDS encoding proton/sodium-translocating pyrophosphatase, whose translation is MSLSRSRARRPRFPWLLALVCALPVGLLGAAPTSPLALFGAGWEPFLFLTSDTYGLGEKLGLLGCLVVAVCGLGYAAWLMKQVYAADTGTPAMQKVALAVREGANAYLRRQFTVVGVLIVLLTGVIIASKWPWHVEPGAHSAGELKTIAVGRGIAFLMGALFSAAVGFTGMRLATAGNLRVAAAARTSFGSAMRMAYKTGTITGMFTCGLGLLGGTLILLMFGELAYEILIGYGFGGSLLALFMRVGGGIYTKAADVGADLVGKVEQAIAEDDPRNAATIADNVGDNVGDCAGMASDVFESYSVTLVASVMLGYAAFGYKGMVFPLLVQAVGVIASIISTSMVGAGITTGNSSIAMGSINRGFWRSAVISTIGFMLFGLIYLRFDAAYIVERGIDKGMYQELYDNQDVRKELNLTTTGQHTVADQVKDLRDLRNGPERNSDKTVKLEEEVEKYRAAALEAWRKLDPAKKAEFAERKVHVAAASRDHEKTLVTELKGRGLNQDGENRGTATLLELSQARYHVPLKPGLNLSIAWCCLIGILLAVALNKCTEYWTSTEYSPVREVVRSSSTGHATNIISGLALGLESSVWAVLIISGAILGAVAVCNDAQNLLYMAFGVAMCGIGMLTLTGDTISMDVFGPIADNANGIGEMAFNRNADGKDLKEGDAGFMSEAENKAARQILADLDAVGNTTKAITKGVAIGSAVIAAVSLFASFIAVLVTGSEEKIGQLLIGDFTAGASKLTVAEPLVFIGMLIGGAVPFLFSAMTIRAVGRAAYLIVFECRKQFRDPEIMAGTKTPDYGRVVDICTGTAQHELIGPGLLAIGTPLVVGFLLGPFALGGFLAGMILSGQLMAVFMSNAGGSWDNAKKMIEDEPKSKERNTGKGSEKHKASVTGDTVGDPLKDTSGPAINPLIKVMNMVSLLALPLVILHNVKDGTGNVVIGLTVAVVAGLAVAWAWWQSKKDTAEMNALNQMSPSETDTK